The segment GAAGCACTGGAGTCCGCCGCGGTCATGAGCCTGACGCCGGGCGGCTTCCGCACCGCGCTATGGGGCCAGCGCCCGTTCCGGTCGCCGCACCATACGGCATCGGGGCCGGCCATGGTCGGCGGCGGCGGCAACCCGCGCCCGGGTGAGATCTCGCTGGCGCACCACGGCGTGCTGTTCCTGGACGAGCTGCCCGAATTCGACCGCAGGGTGCTGGAAGTCCTGCGCGAGCCGCTGGAATCCGGCCGCATTACCATCGCCCGCGCCGCCGGCCACGCCGACTTCCCCGCCTGCTTCCAGTTCGTCGCGGCGATGAACCCCTGCCCGTGCGGCTACCTCGGCCATCCCGACCGCCCCTGCCGCTGCACGCCCGACCAGGTGCGGCGCTACCAGTCCCGCATCTCCGGCCCGATGCTCGACCGCATCGACCTGCAGGTGGAAGTCCCAGCGCAGGACCAGGGCGAGATGCTCGACGGCCCGCCTGGCGAACCCAGCGCCGTGGTGTGCACCCGCGTGCTGGCCGCGCGCGAGCGCCAGCTGGCCCGGCAGGGCAAGCCCAACAATGAACTGGGCGGACGCGAGATCGAACAGCACTGCACGATGGAAGCACAGGCGCAGGCACTGCTGCGCGGCGCGATGACGCGGCTGGCGTGGTCGGCGCGGTCGTACTACCGCGTGCTGAAGGTGGCCCGCACCATCGCGGACCTGGAAGGTGCCGAGGTGCTGACCGCCACGCATGTGGGCGAGGCGATCCAGTACCGGCGGGCGTTGCGGATGGCGGGCGGTTGAATGCCTCGGCCTAAGCTACAAGCGAAGCCAGCGTCGCAGCCCGCGTTCGGTCAGCCGCATCACGCCTCCTCAGACCACTGCACGCCTTCGCGCGCCATGAACGCCGACGAAGCCGCCGGGCCCCAGGTGCCGGCGGTATAGGGGCGCGGGCCTTCGTCCTGCTGGCGCCACGCTTCCAGGATCGGGTCGACCCAGGTCCAGGCGGCCTGCAGTTCGTCGCGCCGCACGAACAGCGCCAGCCGTCCGCGTATCACGTCGAGCAGCAGGCGCTCGTAGGCTTCGGCGCGCCGGGTGGTGAAGGCCGAGTCCAGGTTCAGCGCCAGGCTCAGCGGCTTCAGCTTCATGCCCTCGCCTGGCTGCTTGACCATCAGCGTCAGCCGCACCGACTC is part of the Cupriavidus necator genome and harbors:
- a CDS encoding YifB family Mg chelatase-like AAA ATPase, translated to MSLAVLRSRALTGIAAPPVRVETHLANGLPAFTIVGLADTGVRESRERVRAAILNSGYEFPNRRITVNLAPADLPKESGRFDLAIALGILAASGQIPSEALDAHEFAAELSLSGELRPVRGALAMAMGLARDNAARAAAGEAPRAFLVAAGNGAEAALIEDLAVHAAATLRQACDHLCPLPDARLPRSMPALLPAATDRGPDMRDVRGQAQARRAMEVAAAGQHSALLVGPPGTGKSMLAQRLPGLLPPMTLQEALESAAVMSLTPGGFRTALWGQRPFRSPHHTASGPAMVGGGGNPRPGEISLAHHGVLFLDELPEFDRRVLEVLREPLESGRITIARAAGHADFPACFQFVAAMNPCPCGYLGHPDRPCRCTPDQVRRYQSRISGPMLDRIDLQVEVPAQDQGEMLDGPPGEPSAVVCTRVLAARERQLARQGKPNNELGGREIEQHCTMEAQAQALLRGAMTRLAWSARSYYRVLKVARTIADLEGAEVLTATHVGEAIQYRRALRMAGG